Proteins from one Pseudomonas sp. KBS0710 genomic window:
- the msrB gene encoding peptide-methionine (R)-S-oxide reductase MsrB yields MEKLQKTVEEWKAMLDPEQYNVCRLKGTERPFSGKYNGTKTDGVYHCICCNEPLFDSTTKFDSGCGWPSFYAPIADSAMVEIRDVSHGMIRTEVTCAKCDAHLGHVFPDGPPPTGLRYCINSVCLDLVPR; encoded by the coding sequence ATGGAAAAGTTGCAGAAAACCGTTGAAGAATGGAAGGCGATGCTCGATCCGGAGCAGTACAACGTGTGCCGTCTCAAAGGCACCGAGCGACCTTTCAGCGGCAAATACAATGGCACCAAGACCGACGGCGTGTACCACTGCATCTGCTGCAATGAGCCGTTGTTCGATTCCACCACCAAGTTTGATTCCGGCTGCGGCTGGCCGAGTTTCTACGCGCCGATTGCCGACAGTGCGATGGTCGAGATCCGTGACGTCAGCCATGGCATGATCCGCACCGAAGTTACCTGCGCCAAGTGCGACGCGCACCTGGGGCATGTGTTCCCGGACGGCCCGCCGCCGACCGGCCTGCGTTACTGCATCAACTCGGTGTGCCTGGACCTCGTTCCACGCTAG
- a CDS encoding pyridoxal phosphate-dependent aminotransferase, producing MQVSKSNKLANVCYDIRGPVLKHAKRLEEEGHRILKLNIGNPAPFGFEAPDEILQDVIRNLPTAQGYSDSKGLFSARKAVMQYYQQKQVEGVGIEDIYLGNGVSELIVMSMQALLNNGDEVLVPAPDYPLWTAAVTLAGGHPVHYLCDEGADWFPDLADIKAKITPNTKALVIINPNNPTGAVYSKEVLLGMLELARQHNLVVFSDEIYDKILYDDAVHICTGSLAPDLLCLTFNGLSKSYRVAGFRSGWIAISGPKHNAQSYIEGIDMLANMRLCANVPSQHAIQTALGGYQSINDLVLPQGRLLEQRNRTWELLNAIPGVSCVKPMGALYAFPRIDPKVCPILNDEKFVLDLLLSEKLLVVQGTAFNWPWPDHFRVVTLPRVDDLDMAIGRIGNFLKSYRQ from the coding sequence ATGCAGGTCAGCAAATCGAACAAGCTCGCCAACGTCTGCTACGACATTCGCGGCCCAGTGCTCAAGCACGCCAAACGCCTGGAAGAGGAAGGCCATCGCATCCTCAAGCTGAACATTGGCAACCCGGCGCCCTTTGGTTTCGAAGCGCCGGACGAAATCCTCCAGGACGTGATCCGCAACCTGCCGACAGCCCAGGGCTACAGCGACTCCAAAGGCCTGTTCAGCGCGCGCAAGGCGGTGATGCAGTACTACCAGCAAAAACAGGTTGAAGGTGTCGGCATCGAAGACATCTACCTGGGCAATGGCGTGTCCGAGCTGATCGTGATGTCCATGCAGGCCTTGCTCAACAACGGCGACGAAGTGCTGGTACCGGCGCCCGACTACCCGCTGTGGACCGCTGCCGTGACCCTGGCCGGCGGCCATCCGGTGCACTACCTGTGCGATGAAGGCGCCGACTGGTTCCCGGACCTGGCCGACATCAAGGCCAAGATCACCCCGAACACCAAGGCCCTGGTGATCATCAACCCGAACAACCCCACCGGCGCCGTGTATTCCAAGGAAGTGCTGCTGGGCATGCTCGAACTGGCGCGTCAGCACAACCTGGTGGTGTTCTCCGACGAGATCTACGACAAGATCCTCTACGACGACGCCGTGCACATCTGCACCGGCTCCCTGGCGCCGGACCTGCTGTGCCTGACCTTCAATGGCCTGTCCAAGTCCTACCGGGTGGCGGGCTTCCGTTCCGGCTGGATCGCCATCTCCGGCCCCAAGCACAACGCCCAGAGCTACATTGAAGGCATCGACATGCTGGCCAATATGCGCCTGTGCGCCAACGTGCCGAGCCAACATGCTATCCAGACCGCCCTCGGCGGCTACCAGAGCATCAACGACCTGGTCCTGCCCCAGGGCCGTCTATTGGAACAACGCAACCGCACCTGGGAACTGCTCAATGCAATCCCGGGCGTCAGCTGCGTGAAACCCATGGGCGCGCTGTATGCCTTCCCGCGCATCGACCCGAAAGTCTGCCCGATCCTCAACGACGAGAAATTCGTGCTCGACCTGCTGCTGTCGGAAAAGCTGCTGGTGGTGCAGGGAACGGCGTTCAACTGGCCGTGGCCGGATCACTTCCGCGTGGTGACCTTGCCGCGTGTGGATGACCTGGACATGGCCATTGGTCGCATCGGCAACTTCCTCAAGTCCTATCGCCAGTAA
- the htpX gene encoding protease HtpX has product MMRILLFLATNLAVVLIASITLSLFGFNGFMAANGVDLNLNQLLVFCAVFGFAGSLFSLFISKWMAKMSTSTQVITQPRTRHEQWLLQTVEELSREAGIKMPEVGIFPAYEANAFATGWNKNDALVAVSQGMLERFSYEEVKAVLAHEIGHVANGDMVTLALVQGVVNTFVMFFARIIGNFVDKVIFKNEGGRGIAYFVATIFAEVVLGFLASAITMWFSRKREFRADEAGARLAGTGAMIAALQHLRSEQGLPVHMPDSLTAFGINGGIKQGFARFFMSHPPLEERIDALRRRG; this is encoded by the coding sequence ATGATGCGCATCCTGCTGTTCTTGGCCACTAACCTGGCGGTCGTGCTGATTGCCAGCATCACCCTGAGCCTTTTCGGCTTCAACGGGTTCATGGCGGCCAACGGGGTTGATCTGAACCTCAATCAGCTGTTGGTTTTCTGTGCGGTCTTTGGTTTTGCCGGCTCGCTGTTTTCGCTGTTCATCTCCAAATGGATGGCGAAGATGAGCACCAGCACCCAGGTCATCACCCAGCCACGCACCCGGCATGAGCAATGGTTGCTGCAAACCGTTGAAGAGCTGTCCCGCGAGGCCGGCATCAAGATGCCCGAGGTCGGGATCTTCCCAGCCTATGAAGCCAACGCCTTCGCCACCGGCTGGAACAAGAACGACGCGCTCGTCGCGGTGAGCCAGGGCATGCTCGAACGCTTCTCCTATGAAGAAGTGAAGGCCGTGCTGGCCCATGAGATCGGCCACGTGGCCAATGGCGACATGGTCACCCTGGCGCTGGTACAAGGCGTGGTGAACACCTTCGTGATGTTCTTCGCACGGATCATCGGCAACTTTGTCGACAAGGTGATCTTCAAGAACGAAGGCGGCCGCGGTATCGCCTACTTCGTGGCGACTATCTTCGCTGAAGTGGTGCTGGGCTTCCTGGCCAGCGCGATCACCATGTGGTTCTCGCGCAAACGCGAATTCCGCGCAGACGAAGCCGGCGCCCGCCTGGCCGGCACCGGGGCGATGATCGCAGCGCTGCAACACTTGCGCTCCGAACAGGGCCTGCCGGTGCACATGCCGGACAGCCTGACCGCGTTTGGCATCAACGGTGGCATCAAGCAAGGCTTTGCTCGCTTCTTCATGAGCCACCCGCCGCTGGAGGAACGCATCGACGCGCTGCGTCGTCGGGGCTGA
- a CDS encoding thiopurine S-methyltransferase, whose amino-acid sequence MEPKFWQERWARNQIGFHLPDVNPYLQRHWSKLALPDGAKVLVPLCGKSLDLIWLASIGYRVLGVELSQQAVESFFSEQSLTPHIRQQGAFKVYTSGLIEVWCGDFFALDADAVSDCTALYDRAALIALPPLMRAQYAAHLNRLLRPGCKGLLITLDYDQTQKAGPPFAVTDEEVRVLLGLRWSLTVLEEQDILGESWKFVQDGVTRLEERVYQLTLR is encoded by the coding sequence ATGGAGCCTAAGTTTTGGCAAGAACGTTGGGCGCGCAATCAGATTGGCTTTCACCTGCCCGACGTCAACCCTTACCTGCAGCGGCATTGGTCGAAACTGGCATTGCCGGATGGCGCGAAAGTGCTGGTGCCGTTGTGTGGCAAAAGCCTGGATTTGATCTGGTTGGCTAGCATTGGGTATCGAGTGTTGGGCGTGGAGTTGTCGCAGCAGGCGGTGGAGTCTTTCTTCAGTGAACAGTCGTTGACGCCGCATATCCGCCAGCAGGGCGCGTTCAAGGTGTATACGTCCGGCCTGATCGAGGTGTGGTGCGGCGACTTCTTCGCCCTCGACGCCGATGCGGTGAGCGATTGCACTGCACTCTATGACCGCGCGGCGTTGATCGCTTTGCCGCCACTGATGCGGGCGCAATACGCTGCGCATCTCAATAGGCTTCTGCGTCCAGGTTGCAAGGGGCTGCTGATCACCCTGGACTATGATCAGACGCAGAAGGCTGGACCGCCGTTTGCGGTGACTGACGAAGAAGTCAGGGTATTGCTGGGCTTGCGTTGGAGCCTGACTGTACTTGAAGAGCAAGACATCCTGGGCGAGAGCTGGAAGTTTGTGCAGGACGGCGTGACGCGGCTGGAGGAGCGTGTGTATCAACTGACTCTGCGTTGA
- a CDS encoding class III extradiol ring-cleavage dioxygenase: MLPSLFISHGSPMLALQPGASGPALRRLAAELPRPKAIVVVSAHWESHELLVTGNAAPETWHDFGGFPPELFAVQYPAPGSPQLAAQIVELLQADGLDAQLDERRPFDHGTWVPLSLMYPAADIPVVQVSLPSRMGPALQTRVGQALASLREQGVLLIGSGSITHNLGELNWRAGPESIEPWARDFRDWVVDKLAANDETALHDYRRQAPHAVRSHPSDEHLLPLYFARGAGGDFSVAHQGFTLGALGMDIYRFG, encoded by the coding sequence ATGCTCCCCAGCCTGTTTATCTCCCACGGCTCGCCCATGCTTGCCCTGCAACCCGGTGCCAGTGGCCCGGCGCTGCGCCGCTTGGCGGCTGAACTGCCACGGCCAAAGGCGATTGTGGTGGTATCGGCACACTGGGAAAGCCACGAATTATTGGTCACTGGCAACGCTGCGCCTGAAACTTGGCACGACTTCGGCGGTTTCCCCCCCGAGCTGTTTGCCGTGCAATACCCGGCGCCGGGTAGCCCGCAGTTGGCCGCGCAGATCGTCGAGCTGCTGCAAGCCGATGGGCTGGATGCGCAACTTGATGAGCGCCGCCCTTTTGATCACGGCACTTGGGTGCCGCTGTCTCTGATGTACCCGGCGGCGGATATTCCGGTGGTGCAGGTCTCCTTGCCTAGCCGCATGGGGCCAGCGCTGCAAACCCGAGTCGGACAGGCCCTGGCCAGCCTGCGTGAACAGGGCGTGTTGTTGATCGGCTCCGGCAGCATTACCCATAACCTGGGTGAACTGAACTGGCGTGCCGGACCTGAGAGCATAGAGCCGTGGGCCCGGGATTTTCGCGATTGGGTGGTGGATAAACTTGCCGCCAACGATGAGACGGCCCTGCACGACTACCGCCGCCAGGCGCCGCATGCCGTGCGCAGCCATCCCAGCGATGAGCATCTGTTGCCGTTGTACTTTGCACGGGGTGCCGGGGGTGATTTCAGCGTGGCGCATCAGGGGTTCACCTTGGGCGCGCTGGGGATGGACATCTATCGCTTTGGCTAA
- a CDS encoding DEAD/DEAH box helicase: MTQETGGFAAFNLNPNILAAVIATGYEEPSAIQQQSIPIIMAGQDMIGQAQTGTGKTAAFALPILHCIDPAKREPQALILAPTRELALQVATAFETYAKQMPGVTVVAVYGGAPMGPQLKAIRNGAQIVVATPGRLCDHLRRDEKVLSTVNHLVLDEADEMLKLGFMDDLEVIFKALPPTRQTVLFSATLPQSIRAIAERHLRDPQHVKIQTKTQTVTAIEQAHLLVHADQKTSAVLSLLEVEDFDALIMFVRTKQATLDLASALEAKGYKAAALNGDIAQNQRERVIDSLKDGRLDIVVATDVAARGLDVPRITHVFNVDMPYDPESYVHRIGRTGRAGREGRALLLVTPRERRMLQVIERVTGQKVAEVRLPDAQAVLDARIKKLTNSLSPLVADAESTHGDLLDRLTADIGCTPRALAAALLRKATNGQALTLAAIEKERPLVPNNAPRGDRPERTGDRPDRGDRERRAPVPLAEGRARCRTALGARDGIAAKNLLGAILNEGGLAREAIGRIQVRDSFSLVELPEDGLEKLLTKLKDTRVAGKQLKLRRYRED, translated from the coding sequence ATGACCCAGGAAACCGGCGGCTTCGCCGCTTTTAATCTTAACCCGAACATTCTTGCTGCCGTCATTGCGACCGGCTACGAAGAACCTTCGGCTATTCAGCAGCAATCGATCCCGATCATCATGGCCGGCCAGGACATGATTGGCCAGGCGCAAACCGGTACCGGTAAAACCGCCGCGTTCGCCCTGCCTATCCTGCACTGCATCGATCCTGCCAAGCGCGAGCCGCAAGCCCTGATCCTGGCGCCAACCCGTGAGTTGGCGCTGCAAGTAGCAACCGCTTTTGAAACCTACGCCAAGCAAATGCCAGGCGTAACCGTTGTGGCCGTTTACGGCGGCGCGCCTATGGGCCCACAACTGAAAGCAATCCGTAACGGCGCACAGATCGTTGTCGCCACTCCGGGCCGTCTGTGCGACCACCTGCGTCGTGACGAGAAAGTGCTGTCGACCGTGAACCACCTGGTTCTGGACGAAGCTGACGAAATGTTGAAGCTGGGCTTCATGGATGACTTGGAAGTCATCTTTAAAGCGCTGCCACCGACCCGTCAGACCGTGCTGTTCTCGGCCACCCTGCCACAGTCGATCCGTGCCATTGCCGAGCGCCACCTGCGCGATCCGCAACACGTGAAGATCCAGACCAAGACTCAGACCGTTACCGCGATCGAACAGGCTCACCTGTTGGTTCACGCTGACCAGAAGACCTCGGCTGTATTGAGCCTGCTGGAAGTCGAAGACTTCGACGCCCTGATCATGTTCGTGCGCACCAAGCAAGCGACCCTGGACCTGGCCAGCGCCCTGGAAGCCAAAGGCTACAAAGCCGCTGCGCTGAACGGTGACATTGCTCAGAACCAACGTGAGCGCGTGATCGACTCCCTCAAGGATGGCCGTCTGGACATCGTTGTGGCGACCGACGTTGCCGCCCGTGGCCTCGACGTTCCACGTATCACCCACGTGTTCAACGTTGACATGCCTTACGATCCAGAGTCCTACGTTCACCGTATCGGCCGTACCGGCCGTGCGGGTCGCGAAGGTCGCGCACTGCTGCTGGTAACTCCACGTGAGCGCCGCATGCTGCAAGTGATCGAGCGTGTAACCGGTCAGAAAGTTGCCGAAGTCCGCCTGCCGGATGCCCAGGCCGTTCTCGATGCCCGCATCAAGAAACTGACCAACAGCCTGTCGCCGCTGGTGGCTGACGCTGAATCGACCCACGGCGACCTGCTGGACCGCCTGACTGCCGATATCGGTTGCACCCCCCGTGCCCTGGCTGCAGCCCTGCTGCGTAAAGCTACCAACGGTCAGGCCCTGACCCTGGCAGCGATCGAGAAAGAACGCCCACTGGTACCGAACAACGCGCCACGCGGTGATCGTCCAGAGCGTACTGGCGACCGTCCAGACCGTGGTGATCGTGAGCGTCGCGCTCCGGTTCCATTGGCTGAAGGTCGTGCTCGTTGCCGTACCGCGCTGGGCGCGCGTGATGGTATCGCCGCCAAGAACCTGCTGGGCGCTATCCTCAATGAGGGTGGCCTGGCACGTGAAGCCATCGGTCGCATCCAGGTGCGTGACAGCTTCTCCCTGGTGGAGCTGCCGGAAGACGGTCTGGAAAAACTGCTGACCAAGCTCAAAGACACTCGCGTTGCCGGTAAGCAGCTGAAGCTGCGTCGCTACCGCGAAGATTGA
- a CDS encoding crotonase/enoyl-CoA hydratase family protein, with product MNQASSSRVSRELQGHVLLLGLDRVAKRNAFDLDLLNELSLAYGEFDRNDDARVAVVFAHGEHFTAGLDLANVSGVMSGGWQPPLGGCDPWGVFAGPRVNKPVIVAAQGYCLTIGIELMLAADINLCASNTRFAQMEVQRGIFPFGGATLRFHQIAGWGNAMRWLLTGDEFDAHEALRLGLVQEVMASEDLLPRAIELANRIARQAPLGVQATLMSARQARMEGEAVAAAGLQVVVEKLLNSEDAKEGVRAMVEKRPGVFKGI from the coding sequence ATGAATCAAGCCAGCAGCAGTCGCGTCAGCCGTGAGTTACAGGGTCATGTCCTGCTGTTGGGGCTGGATCGAGTGGCCAAGCGCAATGCCTTTGACCTGGACCTGCTCAATGAGCTGAGCCTGGCCTATGGCGAATTTGATCGAAACGACGACGCTCGTGTGGCCGTGGTATTCGCCCACGGCGAGCACTTTACCGCCGGGCTTGACCTGGCCAATGTCAGTGGCGTGATGTCGGGAGGCTGGCAACCCCCATTGGGCGGCTGCGATCCGTGGGGCGTGTTTGCCGGCCCTCGCGTCAATAAACCGGTGATCGTCGCGGCCCAGGGTTACTGCCTGACCATCGGCATCGAGTTGATGCTGGCGGCGGATATCAACCTATGCGCCAGCAACACGCGCTTTGCGCAGATGGAAGTGCAGCGCGGGATTTTCCCGTTTGGCGGCGCGACCCTGCGCTTTCATCAGATCGCCGGCTGGGGCAACGCGATGCGCTGGCTGCTGACCGGCGATGAGTTCGACGCCCATGAGGCGCTGCGCCTGGGGCTGGTGCAGGAAGTGATGGCCAGTGAAGACCTGCTGCCGCGCGCCATCGAGTTGGCCAACCGCATTGCCCGCCAGGCACCGCTGGGCGTGCAGGCGACGTTGATGTCGGCGCGCCAGGCGCGCATGGAAGGTGAAGCCGTGGCGGCGGCCGGATTGCAGGTGGTGGTGGAGAAATTGCTGAACAGTGAGGATGCCAAAGAAGGTGTGCGGGCAATGGTTGAGAAGCGGCCGGGGGTGTTCAAGGGGATTTGA
- a CDS encoding spermidine synthase: MSEERVERLLAEVHDDFGMIRVLEVADYRFLEFGDAIEQSCVFTADPSWLEYDYTRAMLIGALCHEQPESALFLGLGAGTLTQACLKFLPLEDVEAIELRPDVPRLAIEYLGLDDDPRLYIRIGDALQLLDTAESADLIFVDLYTDVGPGVGHLAWTFLENCQKKLNPGGWLVINQWATDDGKPLGAALLRGLYHRHYWELPVKEGNVILLVPSELDQELDLGALTARAEALAPRLGYSLQQLIKAIRPAT, encoded by the coding sequence ATGAGCGAGGAGCGTGTCGAGCGCCTGCTGGCCGAAGTCCATGATGATTTCGGCATGATCCGTGTGCTCGAAGTGGCCGATTACCGTTTTCTCGAGTTTGGCGATGCCATTGAGCAAAGCTGCGTGTTTACCGCCGACCCGAGCTGGCTCGAGTACGACTACACCCGCGCGATGTTGATTGGCGCGTTGTGCCATGAGCAGCCGGAGAGCGCGCTGTTCCTCGGCCTGGGCGCCGGTACGCTGACCCAGGCGTGCCTCAAGTTCCTGCCGCTGGAAGACGTCGAGGCTATTGAGCTGCGCCCGGATGTGCCGCGCCTGGCCATCGAGTATCTGGGGCTGGATGACGACCCGCGCCTGTACATCCGCATCGGTGACGCGCTGCAATTGCTCGATACCGCCGAGTCGGCCGACCTGATCTTTGTCGACCTGTACACCGATGTCGGCCCTGGCGTGGGGCACCTGGCCTGGACTTTCCTGGAGAACTGCCAGAAGAAGCTCAACCCCGGCGGCTGGCTGGTGATCAACCAGTGGGCGACTGACGACGGCAAGCCGCTGGGTGCAGCGTTGCTGCGCGGGTTGTATCACCGGCATTACTGGGAACTGCCGGTGAAGGAGGGCAATGTGATTTTGCTGGTGCCTTCGGAGCTGGATCAAGAGCTTGATCTGGGTGCCCTCACGGCGCGCGCCGAGGCGTTGGCGCCGCGGTTGGGGTATTCGTTGCAGCAGCTCATCAAGGCTATTCGGCCGGCGACTTAG
- a CDS encoding class II 3-deoxy-7-phosphoheptulonate synthase: protein MSQPWSPDSWRALPIQQQPQYPDAAHLLQVEQSLASYPPLVFAGEARELRRQFAEVTQGRAFLLQGGDCAESFAEFSAAKIRDTFKVLLQMAIVMTFAAGCPVVKVGRMAGQFAKPRSANDETIDGITLPAYRGDIVNGIGFDEKSRVPDPDRLLQSYHQSTATLNLLRAFAQGGFADLHQVHKWNLDFIANSALAEKYSQLADRIDETLAFMRACGMDSSPQLRETSFFTAHEALLLNYEQAFVRRDSLTNDYYDCSAHMLWIGDRTRQLDGAHVEFLRGVNNPIGVKVGPSMKPEDLIRLIDILNPDNDPGRLNLIARMGAGKVGDHLPNLIRAVQREGKQVLWSSDPMHGNTIKASSGYKTRDFAQILGEVKEFFQVHQAEGSYAGGIHIEMTGQNVTECIGGARPITEDGLSDRYHTHCDPRMNADQSLELAFLIAETLKQVKR from the coding sequence ATGAGCCAACCCTGGAGCCCCGACAGCTGGCGCGCCCTGCCGATCCAGCAACAACCGCAGTACCCGGACGCTGCGCACTTGCTGCAAGTGGAACAAAGCCTGGCCAGCTACCCGCCGCTGGTGTTTGCCGGGGAAGCCCGCGAGTTGCGCCGTCAGTTTGCCGAAGTGACCCAGGGCCGCGCCTTCCTGTTGCAGGGTGGCGACTGCGCCGAGAGCTTTGCCGAGTTCTCCGCCGCAAAAATCCGCGACACCTTCAAGGTGCTGCTGCAGATGGCGATTGTGATGACCTTCGCCGCCGGTTGCCCGGTGGTCAAGGTCGGACGCATGGCCGGCCAGTTCGCCAAGCCACGCTCGGCCAACGATGAAACCATCGACGGCATCACCCTGCCCGCCTACCGTGGCGACATCGTCAACGGCATCGGCTTCGACGAAAAAAGCCGTGTGCCGGACCCGGACCGCTTGCTGCAGTCCTACCATCAGTCCACTGCCACCCTGAATTTGCTGCGCGCGTTTGCCCAGGGCGGGTTTGCCGACCTGCACCAGGTGCACAAATGGAACCTGGACTTTATTGCTAACTCCGCGCTGGCCGAAAAGTACAGCCAATTGGCCGACCGCATCGACGAAACCCTGGCGTTCATGCGTGCCTGCGGCATGGACAGCTCGCCACAATTGCGCGAAACCAGTTTTTTCACCGCCCACGAAGCGCTGCTGCTGAACTATGAACAGGCCTTCGTGCGCCGCGACAGCCTGACCAACGACTACTACGACTGCTCGGCCCATATGCTCTGGATCGGCGACCGCACGCGGCAGTTGGACGGCGCTCACGTCGAGTTCCTGCGCGGGGTCAACAACCCGATCGGGGTCAAGGTCGGCCCGAGCATGAAGCCTGAAGACCTGATCCGCCTGATCGACATCCTCAACCCGGACAACGACCCAGGCCGCCTCAACCTGATTGCGCGCATGGGCGCTGGCAAGGTCGGCGACCACCTGCCCAACCTGATTCGTGCGGTACAGCGCGAGGGCAAGCAGGTGCTGTGGAGTTCGGACCCGATGCACGGCAACACGATCAAGGCCAGCAGTGGCTACAAGACCCGCGACTTTGCACAGATTCTTGGCGAGGTGAAGGAGTTCTTCCAGGTGCACCAGGCCGAGGGCAGCTATGCCGGCGGGATTCATATCGAGATGACCGGGCAGAACGTTACCGAATGCATCGGTGGCGCACGGCCGATTACGGAAGATGGCTTGTCGGACCGTTATCACACCCATTGCGACCCACGGATGAATGCCGACCAGTCGCTGGAATTGGCGTTTTTGATTGCTGAG